In Hevea brasiliensis isolate MT/VB/25A 57/8 chromosome 13, ASM3005281v1, whole genome shotgun sequence, a single genomic region encodes these proteins:
- the LOC110660716 gene encoding inorganic pyrophosphatase TTM2 isoform X1: MAQDNSNAELHQKRHGLLKDQVRLVKRKDCDRYEIAPIQQAYTFEKGFFLFIRACQLLAQNNDGIILVGLAGPSGAGKTVFTEKVQNFMPNVAVISMDNYNDSSRVVDGNFDDPRLTDYDTLLKNVHDLKAGKSAEVPIYDFKSSSRIGYRTVEVPPSRIVIIEGIYALSEKLRPMLDLRVSVTGGVHFDLVKRVLRDIQRAGQAPEEIIQQISETVYPMYKAFIEPDLQTAHIKIINKFNPFSGFQSPTYVLKSAKKVVVDQIKAVLSEEHTETTEQTYDIYLLPPGEDPESCQSYLRMRNKDGKYNLMFEEWVTDAPFVISPRISFEVSVRLLGGLMALGYTIATILKRSSHVFFNDSVCVTIDWLEQLNRQYVQVQGKDRLVVRCVAERLGLEGFYVPRTYIEQIQLEKLVDEVMALPDDLKTKLSLDEDLVSSPKEALLRASADRVAMRNKNLKSGMSHSYSSQSDRNLSKLTGLAANNQMHTERNTESMTVLTNQGILTQLSEQISSLNDRMDEFAARIEELNSKLNINRSSSSQQNLGLQAEACNGSASTSYFLSGLSNGSLTGSKMSNSSSSSQLAKESPLMEEISGVARGQRQVKHQLDTLSNLLRESLGQRSQQVRTNRRSTIADFEITKIALILSIGVLGFSMCRRIF; encoded by the exons ATGGCCCAAGATAATTCTAATGCTGAATTACACCAGAAAAGGCATGGCCTCTTGAAAGACCAAGTCAGATTGGTTAAGAGAAAGGACTGTGATCGCTATGAGATTGCTCCAATTCAACAGGCTTATACATTTGAGAAAGGGTTCTTTTTGTTTATCCGTGCATGCCAATTGTTAGCCCAAAACAATGATGGAATAATACTGGTAGGCTTAGCAGGTCCTTCAGGGGCTGGGAAGACTGTTTTCACAGAGAAGGTACAAAACTTCATGCCCAATGTTGCCGTCATTTCAATGGACAACTACAATGATTCTAGCCGAGTTGTTGACGGCAATTTTGATG ATCCACGCTTGACAGATTATGACACACTTCTCAAGAATGTCCATGATTTAAAGGCAGGAAAATCAGCTGAGGTTCCAATCTATGATTTCAAGTCTAGCTCCCGCATTGGATACAG GACGGTTGAAGTGCCACCTTCTCGCATAGTGATTATTGAGGGAATCTATGCCTTGAGCGAAAAGCTGCGACCTATGCTCGACCTTCGAGTATCGGTGACTGGGGGAGTTCATTTTGACCTTGTAAAACGGGTTCTACGAGACATCCAACGTGCTGGCCAAGCACCAGAGGAAATTATCCAGCAGATATCTGAAACG gtATATCCAATGTACAAAGCTTTTATTGAGCCAGATCTCCAAACAGcacatataaaaattataaacaaatTCAACCCTTTCTCTGGATTCCAGAGTCCTACTTATGTATTAAAG TCAGCAAAGAAGGTAGTGGTGGATCAGATCAAGGCTGTTCTCTCTGAAGAACATACAGAGACAACAGAGCAGACCTATGATATATATCTTCTACCACCTGGTGAAGATCCTGAATCCTGCCAGTCATATCTGAGAATGAGGAATAAAGATGGAAAATACAATCTTATGTTTGAG GAATGGGTAACAGATGCTCCATTTGTTATATCACCAAGGATCAGTTTTGAAGTGAGTGTGCGGCTTCTTGGTGGGCTAATGGCCTTGGGATACACAATAGCAACCATCCTTAAAAGAAGCAGCCATGTATTCTTTAATGATAGTGTGTGTGTGACAATTGATTGGCTAGAACAACTAAATCGTCAATATGTTCAG GTTCAAGGAAAAGATCGCTTGGTTGTGAGATGTGTTGCAGAGCGGCTAGGTTTGGAAGGCTTTTATGTTCCACGTACCTACATAGAACAGATTCAACTGGAAAAGCTTGTAGATGAAGTTATG GCTTTACCAGATGATTTGAAGACAAAGCTCAGCCTAGATgaggatttggtttcaagccccAAAGAAGCACTTTTGCGAGCCTCTGCTGATCGGGTTGCTATGAGAAACAAGAATCTCAAAAG TGGTATGTCACATTCATATTCAAGCCAAAGTGACAGGAACTTGTCCAAGCTTACTGGACTTGCTGCAAATAACCAAATGCATACTGAGAGAAACACAGAGTCAATGACAGTGCTAACAAATCAG GGAATCCTCACTCAACTTTCAGAACAGATATCCTCTCTAAATGATAGAATGGATGAGTTTGCAGCCCGTATTGAAGAGCTAAACTCCAAATTAAACATCAATAGAAGTTCTTCCAGCCAACAAAACTTGGGTCTCCAAGCTGAAGCATGTAATGGCTCTGCTTCCACGTCTTACTTCCTTTCTGGTTTAAGCAATGGTTCCTTGACTGGATCCAAAATGTCTAATTCCTCATCTTCCTCTCAGTTGGCTAAGGAGTCACCATTAATGGAAGAG ATATCTGGCGTTGCTCGGGGACAACGGCAAGTCAAGCACCAGTTAGATACTTTAAGCAATCTACTTCGCGAGAGCTTAGGACAGAGATCTCAGCAAGTAAGAACGAATAGGAGAAGCACAATCGCTGATTTTGAAATCACAAAAATTGCTCTTATTTTGTCGATTGGTGTTTTAGGATTCAGCATGTGCAGAAGGATTTTCTAG
- the LOC110660716 gene encoding inorganic pyrophosphatase TTM2 isoform X2: MAQDNSNAELHQKRHGLLKDQVRLVKRKDCDRYEIAPIQQAYTFEKGFFLFIRACQLLAQNNDGIILVGLAGPSGAGKTVFTEKVQNFMPNVAVISMDNYNDSSRVVDGNFDDPRLTDYDTLLKNVHDLKAGKSAEVPIYDFKSSSRIGYRTVEVPPSRIVIIEGIYALSEKLRPMLDLRVSVTGGVHFDLVKRVLRDIQRAGQAPEEIIQQISETVYPMYKAFIEPDLQTAHIKIINKFNPFSGFQSPTYVLKSAKKVVVDQIKAVLSEEHTETTEQTYDIYLLPPGEDPESCQSYLRMRNKDGKYNLMFEEWVTDAPFVISPRISFEVSVRLLGGLMALGYTIATILKRSSHVFFNDSVCVTIDWLEQLNRQYVQVQGKDRLVVRCVAERLGLEGFYVPRTYIEQIQLEKLVDEVMALPDDLKTKLSLDEDLVSSPKEALLRASADRVAMRNKNLKSGMSHSYSSQSDRNLSKLTGLAANNQMHTERNTESMTVLTNQGILTQLSEQISSLNDRMDEFAARIEELNSKLNINRSSSSQQNLGLQAEAFG; encoded by the exons ATGGCCCAAGATAATTCTAATGCTGAATTACACCAGAAAAGGCATGGCCTCTTGAAAGACCAAGTCAGATTGGTTAAGAGAAAGGACTGTGATCGCTATGAGATTGCTCCAATTCAACAGGCTTATACATTTGAGAAAGGGTTCTTTTTGTTTATCCGTGCATGCCAATTGTTAGCCCAAAACAATGATGGAATAATACTGGTAGGCTTAGCAGGTCCTTCAGGGGCTGGGAAGACTGTTTTCACAGAGAAGGTACAAAACTTCATGCCCAATGTTGCCGTCATTTCAATGGACAACTACAATGATTCTAGCCGAGTTGTTGACGGCAATTTTGATG ATCCACGCTTGACAGATTATGACACACTTCTCAAGAATGTCCATGATTTAAAGGCAGGAAAATCAGCTGAGGTTCCAATCTATGATTTCAAGTCTAGCTCCCGCATTGGATACAG GACGGTTGAAGTGCCACCTTCTCGCATAGTGATTATTGAGGGAATCTATGCCTTGAGCGAAAAGCTGCGACCTATGCTCGACCTTCGAGTATCGGTGACTGGGGGAGTTCATTTTGACCTTGTAAAACGGGTTCTACGAGACATCCAACGTGCTGGCCAAGCACCAGAGGAAATTATCCAGCAGATATCTGAAACG gtATATCCAATGTACAAAGCTTTTATTGAGCCAGATCTCCAAACAGcacatataaaaattataaacaaatTCAACCCTTTCTCTGGATTCCAGAGTCCTACTTATGTATTAAAG TCAGCAAAGAAGGTAGTGGTGGATCAGATCAAGGCTGTTCTCTCTGAAGAACATACAGAGACAACAGAGCAGACCTATGATATATATCTTCTACCACCTGGTGAAGATCCTGAATCCTGCCAGTCATATCTGAGAATGAGGAATAAAGATGGAAAATACAATCTTATGTTTGAG GAATGGGTAACAGATGCTCCATTTGTTATATCACCAAGGATCAGTTTTGAAGTGAGTGTGCGGCTTCTTGGTGGGCTAATGGCCTTGGGATACACAATAGCAACCATCCTTAAAAGAAGCAGCCATGTATTCTTTAATGATAGTGTGTGTGTGACAATTGATTGGCTAGAACAACTAAATCGTCAATATGTTCAG GTTCAAGGAAAAGATCGCTTGGTTGTGAGATGTGTTGCAGAGCGGCTAGGTTTGGAAGGCTTTTATGTTCCACGTACCTACATAGAACAGATTCAACTGGAAAAGCTTGTAGATGAAGTTATG GCTTTACCAGATGATTTGAAGACAAAGCTCAGCCTAGATgaggatttggtttcaagccccAAAGAAGCACTTTTGCGAGCCTCTGCTGATCGGGTTGCTATGAGAAACAAGAATCTCAAAAG TGGTATGTCACATTCATATTCAAGCCAAAGTGACAGGAACTTGTCCAAGCTTACTGGACTTGCTGCAAATAACCAAATGCATACTGAGAGAAACACAGAGTCAATGACAGTGCTAACAAATCAG GGAATCCTCACTCAACTTTCAGAACAGATATCCTCTCTAAATGATAGAATGGATGAGTTTGCAGCCCGTATTGAAGAGCTAAACTCCAAATTAAACATCAATAGAAGTTCTTCCAGCCAACAAAACTTGGGTCTCCAAGCTGAAGCAT TTGGCTAA
- the LOC110660680 gene encoding peroxidase 11 — MQITQTAMQKKKQSFISYISHIPTHFSHPDFLSFKKSKKATMALAPLLHSKLPSFPFILLFSIFIYSNSLYASDYPPLSLDHYASTCPTVFDVIRKEMECEVLSDPRNAALVVRLHFHDCFVQGCDGSVLLDDTITLQGEKKASPNVNSLKGFRIIDKIKNKVESECPGIVSCADILTIAARDAVILVGGPYWDVPVGRKDSKTASYELASANIPTADEGLLSIISKFLYQGLSVTDVVALSGAHTIGMARCANFRARIYGDFETTSDRSPLSETYLSNLKSICPAAVGGDNNVSAMDNITPNLFDNSYYQILLKGEGLLNSDQELYSSMLGIQTKQLVVKYAHDPVGFFQQFSDSMVKLGNIINHDSFANGEVRKNCRFVNT; from the exons ATGCAAATTACTCAAACAGCCATGCAAAAGAAAAAGCAAAGCTTCATCTCTTATATATCTCACATTCCAACCCATTTCTCCCACCCTGATTTTCTCTCATTCAAGAAATCCAAGAAAGCAACAATGGCATTGGCACCTCTCCTTCACTCTAAGCTTCCTTCGTTCCCGTTTATTCTTTTGTTTTCTATCTTCATATATAGCAACAGCTTGTATGCAAGTGATTATCCTCCTTTGTCATTGGACCACTATGCATCTACTTGCCCCACTGTATTCGACGTTATCAGGAAAGAAATGGAGTGTGAAGTGCTTTCAGATCCACGTAATGCAGCTCTTGTAGTTCGGCTACATTTCCATGACTGCTTTGTTCAG GGATGTGATGGTTCGGTTTTGCTAGATGACACAATCACATTGCAAGGAGAGAAGAAAGCATCTCCAAATGTAAACTCCCTAAAAGGTTTTAGAATCATTGATAAAATCAAGAACAAGGTCGAATCTGAGTGCCCAGGAATAGTGTCCTGCGCAGATATCCTCACCATCGCTGCAAGAGATGCAGTGATTCTG GTTGGTGGACCATATTGGGATGTTCCTGTGGGAAGGAAAGATTCTAAGACTGCAAGTTACGAGCTCGCATCAGCAAATATACCAACCGCAGATGAAGGTCTTCTATCCATCATTTCCAAGTTTCTTTATCAGGGCCTATCTGTCACAGATGTGGTAGCTCTTTCGG GGGCACACACCATAGGAATGGCTCGGTGTGCAAATTTTCGAGCAAGGATTTATGGAGACTTTGAAACAACTTCAGATAGAAGTCCATTGTCTGAGACATACCTTAGCAACCTGAAATCTATATGTCCAGCTGCAGTAGGGGGAGACAATAACGTTTCAGCAATGGACAACATCACTCCTAACCTTTTCGACAATTCTTACTATCAGATTCTATTGAAAGGAGAAGGACTGCTAAACTCAGACCAAGAATTGTATTCGAGCATGCTTGGAATTCAAACAAAGCAGCTTGTTGTGAAGTATGCTCATGACCCAGTTGGTTTTTTCCAGCAATTCTCTGATTCTATGGTGAAATTGGGGAATATCATCAATCATGATAGCTTTGCTAATGGAGAAGTCAGGAAGAACTGCAGATTTGTGAACACATGA
- the LOC110660717 gene encoding uncharacterized protein LOC110660717 yields MEDVLTEIPPPSRFFQEDLNNFTPPSSPLPSPFLLFSNPKPDQPLRPTLLIIALSTSSLYVFNHVSSKTLIGSVFLPEIPFSGNTFKPSLGNKSCNIYALNNADNLTLLVSIQCSVSTERSNVVAKLLIGEQIIPERVLIWDSVQSQNFRGKLSSDETCAFKLETLAERKGQDGVCGVSSLLKGLDYFPSGSMVDGLAAALLARCQMRNIRGALCLSWPECGGSVVALIKSILQRTVLHGIDLSSKGDAEDKYLKFSKIKDHPFDSELYT; encoded by the coding sequence ATGGAAGATGTCCTCACAGAGATTCCACCACCTTCAAGGTTCTTTCAGGAAGATCTCAACAACTTCACACCTCCTTCATCACCACTTCCATCTCCTTTCCTTCTATTCTCTAATCCTAAACCTGATCAACCACTTCGTCCAACTCTCCTCATCATTGCCTTATCTACCTCATCTCTTTATGTCTTCAACCATGTATCCTCAAAGACCCTAATCGGTAGTGTCTTCCTACCCGAGATTCCTTTCTCAGGCAATACTTTCAAACCCTCTCTTGGAAACAAATCCTGCAACATCTATGCCCTAAACAATGCTGATAATTTGACTCTTCTGGTTTCCATTCAGTGCTCTGTCAGTACTGAGAGATCTAATGTGGTTGCAAAGTTGCTTATTGGTGAACAAATCATTCCTGAGAGGGTTCTAATCTGGGATTCAGTTCAGAGCCAGAATTTCAGGGGTAAGCTTTCATCTGATGAAACATGTGCTTTCAAGCTAGAGACGTTGGCAGAGAGGAAAGGGCAAGATGGTGTCTGTGGAGTTTCATCCTTACTGAAGGGTTTAGACTATTTTCCTTCAGGGAGTATGGTGGATGGCTTGGCAGCTGCACTCTTAGCTCGATGCCAGATGAGGAACATCAGAGGAGCTCTCTGTCTTTCCTGGCCTGAATGTGGTGGTTCTGTGGTAGCTCTTATAAAGTCTATCCTGCAGAGAACTGTGTTGCATGGCATTGACTTGAGCTCTAAGGGAGATGCTGAGGATAAATACTTAAAGTTTAGTAAGATTAAGGATCATCCTTTTGATTCTGAGCTGTATACCTGA
- the LOC110660720 gene encoding ASC1-like protein isoform X2, protein MLQKVARRLIFGRGHQTLDVESDERKKKIRKFKESAWKCLYFLSGEILALTVTYSEPWFTNTKYFWVGPGSQVWPDQKMKLKLKALYMYAAGFYTYSIFALIFWETRRSDFGVSMSHHVATVILIVLSYIFRFARVGSVVLAIHDASDILLEIGKMSKYSGAEGMASFAFIIFVLSWITLRLIYFPFWVLWSTSYEVVQTVDKSKHPVDGPIYYYVFNTLLYCLLVLHIYWWVLIFRMLVKQIQARGQISEDVRSDSEDEHED, encoded by the exons ATGTTACAGAAAGTGGCAAGACGATTAATTTTTGGAAGGGGCCATCAGACACTGGATGTGGAGTCAGATGAGAGAAAGAAGAAGATACGAAAATTCAAGGAGTCTGCTTGGAAATGCCTATATTTTCTTTCAGGAGAGATTCTAGCTTTGACTGTTACTTATAGTGAGCCTTGGTTTACTAATACAAAGTACTTTTGGGTTGGGCCGGGAAGTCAAGTTTGGCCAGACCAAAAAATGAA GTTAAAATTGAAAGCATTGTATATGTATGCTGCTGGATTTTACACATACTCCATATTTGCTCTGATATTCTGGGAAACAAGGCGTTCTGACTTTGGAGTGTCCATGAGCCATCATGTTGCAACCGTCATTCTCATTGTGTTGTCTTACATATTCAG GTTTGCCCGTGTTGGTTCAGTTGTTTTAGCTATTCATGATGCTAGTGATATACTTTTGGAGATAGGAAAGATGTCCAAATATAGTGGTGCTGAAGGGATGGCTAGCTTTGcatttattatttttgttttgtCTTGGATCACACTGCGCCTCATTTACTTTCCATTCTGGGTCCTCTGGAGTACAAG TTATGAAGTTGTGCAGACTGTGGACAAAAGCAAGCATCCAGTGGACGGTCCAATCTATTATTATGTGTTCAATACACTTCTGTATTGCTTGCTTGTTCTCCATATTTACTGGTGGGTCCTGATATTTCGGATGCTTGTTAAGCAAATCCAAGCAAGGGGTCAGATCAGTGAGGATGTTCGATCTG ATTCTGAAGATGAACATGAAGATTGA
- the LOC110660720 gene encoding ASC1-like protein isoform X1 produces the protein MGFMDYVKLIGWEHESYPAYEDYIVLPFFVLFFPSVRFFLDRFVFQKVARRLIFGRGHQTLDVESDERKKKIRKFKESAWKCLYFLSGEILALTVTYSEPWFTNTKYFWVGPGSQVWPDQKMKLKLKALYMYAAGFYTYSIFALIFWETRRSDFGVSMSHHVATVILIVLSYIFRFARVGSVVLAIHDASDILLEIGKMSKYSGAEGMASFAFIIFVLSWITLRLIYFPFWVLWSTSYEVVQTVDKSKHPVDGPIYYYVFNTLLYCLLVLHIYWWVLIFRMLVKQIQARGQISEDVRSDSEDEHED, from the exons ATGGGTTTCATGGATTACGTGAAATTAATTGGGTGGGAGCATGAGTCTTACCCTGCTTATGAAGATTACATTGTTCTACCTTTCTTTGTTCTGTTCTTCCCCTCAGTTCGGTTCTTTCTCGATAGATTTGTATTTCAG AAAGTGGCAAGACGATTAATTTTTGGAAGGGGCCATCAGACACTGGATGTGGAGTCAGATGAGAGAAAGAAGAAGATACGAAAATTCAAGGAGTCTGCTTGGAAATGCCTATATTTTCTTTCAGGAGAGATTCTAGCTTTGACTGTTACTTATAGTGAGCCTTGGTTTACTAATACAAAGTACTTTTGGGTTGGGCCGGGAAGTCAAGTTTGGCCAGACCAAAAAATGAA GTTAAAATTGAAAGCATTGTATATGTATGCTGCTGGATTTTACACATACTCCATATTTGCTCTGATATTCTGGGAAACAAGGCGTTCTGACTTTGGAGTGTCCATGAGCCATCATGTTGCAACCGTCATTCTCATTGTGTTGTCTTACATATTCAG GTTTGCCCGTGTTGGTTCAGTTGTTTTAGCTATTCATGATGCTAGTGATATACTTTTGGAGATAGGAAAGATGTCCAAATATAGTGGTGCTGAAGGGATGGCTAGCTTTGcatttattatttttgttttgtCTTGGATCACACTGCGCCTCATTTACTTTCCATTCTGGGTCCTCTGGAGTACAAG TTATGAAGTTGTGCAGACTGTGGACAAAAGCAAGCATCCAGTGGACGGTCCAATCTATTATTATGTGTTCAATACACTTCTGTATTGCTTGCTTGTTCTCCATATTTACTGGTGGGTCCTGATATTTCGGATGCTTGTTAAGCAAATCCAAGCAAGGGGTCAGATCAGTGAGGATGTTCGATCTG ATTCTGAAGATGAACATGAAGATTGA
- the LOC110660721 gene encoding protein SOB FIVE-LIKE 4-like: MESSGILGFIEECSGTSSKESGWTTYIASPIQENHHHHDDDDHSNDKQADCKKGNYNKVDDGTESDDSMASDASSGPSHHEFPSKINEISVDTGPSKHAITKYSSKEKLGKQFKQSEGESPRIKLGREIGSAASDGHGGAKAYRDAK; this comes from the exons ATGGAGTCTTCTGGAATTCTAGGATTCATAGAGGAATGCAGTGGTACCAGCAGCAAAGAATCTGGGTGGACAACCTATATTGCCTCCCCCATCCAAGAAAACCACCACCACCATGATGATGATGATCACAGCAATGATAAACAAGCAGATTGCAAAAAGGGCAATTACAATAAAGTTGATGATGGTACTGAGAGTGATGACTCCATGGCCTCCGATGCCTCTTCTGGTCCAAGTCATCATGAATTTCCAAGTAAAATCAATGAAATAAGTGTCGACACAGGTCCTTCCAAGCATGCAATTACTAAATATTCATCAAAGGAAAAACTTGGAAAACAATTTAAGCAAAGCGAGGGAGAAAGTCCAAGGATCAAACTAGGAAGAGAAATTGGGAGTGCTGCTAGTGACGGTCATGGTGGAGCCAAG GCATATCGAGATGCTAAATAA